In Daucus carota subsp. sativus chromosome 4, DH1 v3.0, whole genome shotgun sequence, one DNA window encodes the following:
- the LOC108216784 gene encoding uncharacterized protein LOC108216784, with product MREREGREMERAMEEAKSLAQQQQLMLQHHLDQQQQHHLQRHQHQQMLFLQHQIQQQQHFQQQQAAAFSRFPANHPGSSFRSPLQPQSQQIPLINPNPSSNPLLISNLPQNPNPNLIPNSPPPAAASSAVPKVNRNTAEIQMAYQDLWKVCHPDYNTPFSSLEDACERLLPYHVVADYETEEEERILDSDTTGQVISRAQQWNNNIAAKVAEFAETFGKQVAAFNIINRKRAIGEFRLEERLLIEKLLLQEEKESLVELREQLESRQNAGREANLRMAAMVHAESQARAESQAHAEMMARGPIRPNALGSQGSNIQIGHDFAISEQQANPGQMISGWGNNAQRDENEPTEDFLNDEETGNGGAGMGEFDLNTT from the exons atgagagagagagaggggagagagatggagagagcgaTGGAAGAGGCGAAGTCTTTGGCACAGCAACAACAACTCATGTTACAACATCACCTTGATCAACAGCAACAACATCATCTCCAACGGCACCAACACCAACAAATGCTATTTCTACAGCACCAAATTCAACAGCAACAACATTTTCAACAACAGCAAGCCGCGGCTTTCTCGCGCTTCCCTGCTAATCATCCAGGATCATCATTTCGCAGTCCTCTAcaaccacaatctcaacagATTCCCCTGATCAACCCTAACCCTAGCTCCAATCCGCTCCTCATTTCCAATCTCCCgcaaaaccctaaccctaatctcATTCCCAATTCTCCTCCTCCTGCTGCTGCTTCTTCTGCTGTTCCGAAGGTTAATCGCAACACGGCGGAGATTCAAATGGCGTATCAGGATCTCTGGAAGGTCTGCCACCCTGATTACAACACCCCCTTTTCGTCCCTCGAAGACGCCTGCGAGAG GTTACTACCATACCATGTGGTGGCAGACTATGAAACAGAGGAGGAAGAAAGAATTCTTGATTCTGATACTACAGGCCAGGTGATCTCCCGTGCCCAGCAATGGAATAACAATATTGCTGCCAAAGTTGCAGAATTTGCTGAGACCTTTGGGAAACAGGTGGCTGCCTTTAACATAATCAATCGCAAACGCGCTATTGGGGAATTTCGACTAGAAGAAAGGTTGTTGATTGAGAAGCTTTTATtgcaagaagaaaaagaatCTCTGGTTGAGCTGAGGGAGCAGCTGGAGTCGAGACAAAATGCAGGCCGTGAGGCTAATCTAAGAATGGCAGCTATGGTTCATGCTGAGTCACAAGCTCGTGCTGAGTCACAAGCTCATGCAGAAATGATGGCTCGAGGTCCAATCAGACCAAATGCACTGGGATCTCAAGGGAGTAATATTCAGATTGGTCATGACTTTGCTATCTCAGAGCAACAAGCTAACCCAGGACAGATGATTAGTGGATGGGGAAACAATGCTCAAAGAGACGAAAATGAACCTACTGAAGATTTTCTGAATGATGAGGAAACAGGAAATGGAGGTGCTGGTATGGGAGAGTTTGATCTGAACACCACATGA
- the LOC108215761 gene encoding cinnamoyl-CoA reductase-like SNL6: MMKECNMSSGSSTGGENRDRVVCVMDASSRLGSALVHRLLTRGYSVNAAIQSHAKVQDFKGLICETDNTRLKVFHSDPLDYHSIVDALKGCCGLFYSFAPPSDHPTYDEFMAELEVMAAHNVLEACAQTDTIEKVVFTSSATAVIWRDRGDTLPSNFDERNWSDVNFCKKFKLWEGLSKTLAEKAAWALAMDREVNMVSINGGLLMSPDLTISHPYLKGAAEMYEDGVFVTVDLRFLVDAHICVFEDISSYGRYLCFNQVINCNNDAVKLAHKLLPSDESSVSQGMDDSRVFQQRISNKKLSKMMVNFESRPQAE, from the exons ATGATGAAGGAGTGTAATATGTCGAGTGGGTCATCAACAGGAGGAGAGAACAGAGACAGAGTAGTGTGCGTAATGGATGCTTCAAGCAGGCTTGGGTCTGCACTGGTTCATCGTCTTCTTACAAGAGGCTACTCTGTCAACGCCGCCATCCAATCTCAtg CCAAAGTGCAGGATTTCAAGGGTTTGATTTGTGAGACCGATAACACGAGATTAAAGGTGTTTCATTCAGACCCCTTGGATTATCACAGTATAGTCGATGCATTGAAGGGATGTTGTGGCTTATTTTACTCCTTCGCTCCCCCGTCTGACCATCCTACCTATGAT GAATTTATGGCAGAACTAGAGGTAATGGCCGCACACAATGTATTAGAAGCATGTGCACAAACAGATACTATAGAGAAGGTAGTGTTTACTTCCTCGGCCACAGCTGTCATCTGGAGGGACCGAGGTGATACCTTGCCATCTAATTTCGACGAAAGAAATTGGAGTGATGTTAACTTCTGTAAAAAATTCAAG CTATGGGAAGGACTCTCAAAGACACTAGCGGAGAAAGCTGCTTGGGCACTCGCCATGGACAGAGAGGTGAACATGGTATCCATAAACGGAGGGCTGCTCATGAGTCCAGACCTCACCATATCACATCCTTACTTGAAAGGTGCTGCTGAAATGTATGAAGATGGGGTTTTTGTTACCGTGGACCTTAGGTTCTTGGTAGATGCCCACATATGCGTCTTCGAGGACATTTCATCCTATGGGCGATATCTATGCTTCAACCAAGTGATCAACTGTAACAACGATGCAGTAAAACTCGCGCACAAGCTTTTGCCATCAGATGAATCATCAGTTTCACAAGG TATGGATGACAGCAGAGTCTTTCAACAAAGAATAAGCAACAAGAAACTAAGCAAGATGATGGTAAACTTCGAAAGCAGACCTCAAGCCGAATGA
- the LOC108219181 gene encoding protein TORMOZ EMBRYO DEFECTIVE — translation MSAAAIVQKKNYKCFKSLEQFYSGGPYSVSPDGSFIACACDETIKIINSSDASVKSTIESDSTSVTALCISPNANFLFSSSHSRQIRVWDLSTLQCLRSWKGHEGPISGMACDASGGLLATAGNDGKVMVWDVDGGFCTHYFKGHTMVVSTVMFHSDPSKLLLFSGSEDTTARIWDLTTKKCIASLQKHQSAVTSIGLSEDGWTLLTAGRDKLVYLWDLHDYSFKSSVVVHESVEAICVIHSSSPFALCLASYVQVLEKQRKGKGIQFITVGERGIVRIWDSNGAVCHFEQKSSDFAVGSEDNRRGFTSAVMLPSGQGLLTVTADQEFLFYSPTETPDGLNLNLNKRLVGYNEEIVDMKFLGEEEQFLAVATSVEQVRVYDLDSMSCSYVLAGHTDIVLSLDTCVSTSGRTLIVTGSKDNTVRLWETDSRCCIGVGVGHLGAVGAVAFSKKSRNFFVSGSTDCTLKVWSFDGLLNDGDSSLKVKAAAASHDKDINSIAIAPNDSLVCSGSQDRTACIRRLPDLVSVTVLRGHKRGIWSVEFSPVDQCVITASGDKTIKIWAISDGSCLKTFEGHTSSVLRAFFVTRGSQFVSCGADGLVKLWTVKTNECIATYDQHEDKVWALAVGKKTEMLATGGGDAVVSLWHDSTTADKEEEFRKEEESVLRGQELENAVSDADYTKAIQIAFELRKPHKLFDLFSQLCSKRDAEHQIEKALSGLEKEQWHLLLEYVREWNIKPKLCHIAQFVLFRIFRILPPTEIVEIKGIGELLEGLIPYSQRHFSRIDRLERSTYLLDYTLTGMSVIEPHTEEVVSRSGATKQNKDSNDGRLVEFQEEVQEHDAVEEEVKISSKKRKSKGSKDIASKKKKGVAYLNVSTITSEA, via the exons ATGTCGGCGGCGGCAATAGTTCAGAAGAAGAATTACAAGTGCTTCAAGTCTCTGGAACAATTCTACAGCGGCGGCCCTTACTCCGTATCTCCCGACGGCTCTTTCATCGCCTGTGCTTGCGACGAGACCATCAAAATCATCAATTCATCTGATGCCTCTGTTAAATCAACTATTGAAAGCGATTCCACATCTGTCACTGCTCTTTGTATTAGTCCCAATGCGAATTTCCTCTTTTCTTCTAGCCATTCTAGACAAATTAGGGTTTGGGATCTCTCCACTCTCCAGTGCTTGCGCTCCTGGAAG GGACATGAAGGTCCGATTTCGGGAATGGCGTGTGATGCTTCCGGTGGATTGCTGGCGACAGCTGGTAATGACGGTAAAGTGATGGTCTGGGATGTTGATGGTGGATTTTGTACGCATTACTTTAAAGGTCACACAATGGTTGTGTCGACTGTTATGTTTCATTCTGACCCTAGTAAATTACTT CTTTTTTCTGGAAGTGAGGATACAACTGCACGTATCTGGGATCTTACAACAAAGAAATGCATTGCATCACTACAAAAACATCAGTCGGCCGTGACATCCATAGGATTATCTGAAGATGGATGGACTTTACTTACTGCTGGGAGGGATAAGCTTGTGTACTTGTGGGACCTTCATGATTATAGTTTTAAATCCAGTGTAGTAGTACATGAGTCTGTTGAAGCAATCTGCGTTATCCATTCTTCGTCTCCCTTCGCTTTATGTCTAGCATCCTATGTACAAGTGCTTGAAAAGCAAAGAAAGGGTAAAGGAATACAATTCATAACTGTAGGTGAACGTGGAATTGTACGAATATGGGACTCTAACGGCGCAGTATGCCATTTTGAGCAGAAGTCCTCGGATTTTGCTGTTGGTTCTGAAGACAACAGAAGAGGCTTCACCTCTGCTGTTATGTTGCCCTCTGGTCAAGGTTTGCTTACTGTCACAGCAGATCAGGAGTTTCTTTTTTATTCCCCGACTGAAACCCCTGATGGTTTGAATTTAAACCTCAACAAACGGTTAGTTGGATATAACGAGGAGATAGTTGACATGAAGTTTTTAGGCGAGGAAGAGCAATTCCTTGCTGTTGCTACAAGTGTTGAACAAGTTCGAGTGTATGATCTTGATTCCATGTCATGTTCGTATGTATTAGCAGGTCATACCGACATTGTTTTGAGCCTCGATACCTGTGTATCAACTTCTGGAAGAACTCTTATTGTCACAGGGAGCAAGGACAATACTGTTCGATTATGGGAAACAGATAGCAGATGTTGTATTGGAGTAGGCGTAGGCCATCTAGGAGCTGTAGGAGCTGTTGCTTTCTCGAAGAAATCAAGAAATTTTTTCGTTAGTGGTAGTACTGATTGTACCCTGAAGGTTTGGAGTTTCGACGGCCTCTTAAATGATGGAGACTCAAGTTTAAAAGTTAAAGCCGCTGCGGCTTCCCACGATAAGGATATTAACTCCATAGCTATTGCACCAAATGATAGTCTTGTCTGCAGTGGTTCCCAGGACCGTACTGCATGCATACGAAGGCTTCCAGATCTTGTGTCTGTCACTGTGCTTAGAGGACATAAGAGAGGAATTTGGTCTGTAGAGTTCTCTCCGGTTGATCAATGTGTAATAACAGCTTCTGGCGATAAAACGATAAAGATATGGGCTATTTCTGATGGTTCATGTCTGAAAACATTTGAAGGCCATACATCAAGTGTACTCAGAGCATTTTTCGTAACTCGTGGAAGCCAGTTTGTTTCATGTGGTGCTGATGGTTTGGTGAAGCTGTGGACTGTTAAAACTAATGAGTGCATTGCTACTTATGATCAACACGAGGACAAAGTTTGGGCCTTGGCTGTTGGAAAGAAAACAGAGATGCTTGCAACTGGTGGCGGTGATGCAGTTGTCAGCTTGTGGCATGATTCTACCACAGCTGATAAAGAGGAAGAATTTCGGAAGGAA GAGGAAAGTGTTTTAAGAGGCCAAGAGCTGGAGAATGCTGTTTCAGATGCTGACTACACTAAAGCAATCCAAATCGCTTTTGAGCTTCGGAAACCTCATAAactttttgatttattttctcAACTCTGCAG TAAAAGAGATGCCGAACATCAGATAGAGAAAGCTCTTTCAGGTCTTGAGAAGGAACAGTGGCATCTATTATTGGAGTATGTCAGAGAATGGAATATAAAACCAAAGCTCTGTCATATTGCACAGTTTGTGCTTTTCCGGATTTTCAGAATTCTTCCTCCGACAGAGATTGTTGAG ATAAAAGGTATTGGAGAACTTCTAGAAGGTCTCATTCCGTACTCCCAGAGGCATTTCAGTCGGATAGATAGGCTTGAAAGAAGCACTTATCTTTTAGACTATACTCTGACAGGAATGTCTGTAATTGAACCACACACAGAGGAAGTGGTGTCGAGAAGCGGTGCCACAAAACAAAATAAGGATTCTAATGATGGTAGATTAGTAGAATTTCAAGAAGAGGTGCAAGAGCACGATGCTGTAGAGGAAGAAGTTAAGATTTCTTCAAAGAAACGAAAGTCGAAGGGATCCAAAGACATTGCAAGTAAGAAAAAGAAAGGGGTGGCTTATTTGAATGTCTCAACTATTACATCGGAGGCATAA